GTGAGATCACCCAGTTGCAGCAGTAGCACAGAGCGGCGCCCAGGAGAATCGTTCAGCAGCGAGCCGCACTGCATGACGGCCCCCAAATTGCTGTATCCAATCCGCTCCTTGGCCTCCGAGCCCAACACCAGCCAGACCTCATCGACGTAGCCGCGGCGGTGGTAGGCCATCCAGAACTTCTCCCGGTACTCCCAGGTTTCGTCGGCGGTCAGCTTGAGCGCGTTGACGAAGGTTTCCAGCGACTTACCCGCCAGCCAGCGTTTGACCACCGACACCGCTTCGTGGTCCACCCCCTGCCACTGGTAGCCGGCGCGTCCAACCCATCGCGGATCTCCGTAGGACTCCGGCGGCACGAACGTGGCCATCAGCTTGTCCCTGATCGTCGCGGCAGCGTGCTGGCGGTGATCCACCCAGGGCAGAAGCAGGCCGTTGGCAAATGGCACGCGCAGGGACGATCGTGCGGGTGCCTCGCCCACCAGCGCCGTCCAGGCGAGCACCTTGTCGATGGCCGGCTCCAACCTCAGCGTCGACCCAGGCGATTGCAGCAGCGCCGGCAAGACCTGCCGCCCAAGCGGTGAGGCCGGGAAGTCCGGCGCCAGGCAGAGCTCGACCAACCAGCCGTCGATCGAGCCTCTGTGGGCCAGCAGGGCCGCCGCCAGGCGCGGCCCCAATCGATCGGGCTGCAGTAACCCGACGCGCTCGTGTGCCGTTCTCAGCGTGGAGGCCAAGGGGCCCACAGCCATGCCCACCTGGGTGGAGAACTCCTGCGCGTAGCGGGCGAATGTGCGGTCTCCACTTCTGAACGAACCGACATAGGTGTGAAACAGAGGGGCCAGCCAGCGAGAGGCCATCGTCGGCCTGCCGGTCAATGCCGGGCGCAGCACCTCACGCCAATAGCGGCGCACCAGCCGGGGCTCCACCTCCGGCAGGGGCTCCGGACCGCCGTCCCAGTAGGCGTAGGGCAACTGTCGCCACTGGCCGGGGCTGAGATCGTCGTAGTGGCGGCTGCGCGCCTGGGCGTAGGCCTGCCGCAGGCGCTGGGCCAGGCTGAGCAGATCTGCCGGCCGTGGCTCCATCGGCCCGGCACTCGATCCAACTGCGGCATCGACCAGTTGAGGAAAGCCAACTGGCAGCGTTGCGAACAGGCCCATGGTGCTACTTCCCGGCCGAACGGTTGACGGCGTCCATCAGCTCGCCGATCGGGCGGTAGGTCATCACGATGCGCAGATCGACGCGGCGGTTGCGGCTGTCTGTGGGCTCCGTCCCCGCGATTGGCCGGCTGTCCGCGTAGGCACTGAAGGAGAACATCGGCTGGTTCTGCTTATTGCGGTAACCATTCAACGCTGTTTCCGCCACCAACACCTTATGCACCGCCTGGGCGCGGTCCAACGACAAGTTGGTGTTCGTGTACCCGGCAGCGCTCATCGGGCGGCTGTCGGTGTGGCCTTCGATGAAGACGGTGTCGATCTGGTGTCCCGCCGGGTTCTGGCTGCACTCGGTATGCCCCGCTTTCTGGTTGGCCACGAAGCAGGGCAGTACCGCCTGGAGTGCGGAAGCCGCCTGTCGCAGCGCCTCTACCCCTTTGGGTTCAAGCGTGGCCTTGCCAATGCTGAACAGGAGCGACTCGGGCAGCGAAATCACACCGGTCGCAGGGTCGATGCGAATGTCACCGCCCAGCGCCGGCGCCAACGCGCTTCCCAGCTCGGTGACCACCGCACCGCGTGGGTCCTTGGTCCGATTGAACACTGCCTCCTGTCGTCGCTGCTCCAAGGCCAGCACCACCACGAGGATGATGAAGACGAAGAGCAGTCCGATCATCAGGTCGGACGCCGAGGCCAGGTAGTTGCTTTCCGATTCCGGCGCGGTGGCAACCGGCGCAGAGGGCCGTCTGGGTGTGATCAACATGCGTCACCCCCGCTGCGGCAGTTGGCCGAACGAATCGTTCAGCGCCTCGATCGCACCACTCATGTTGTGGATCGAGCTATTGATGCCGCTGATCGCCTTGGACAGCGCCGCATCCAGCTGCTGGTGCAGCGCTGCCACTTGGCCGGAGTAGGCTCCGACGCCTTCACGCATCTCGGCCACCGTCTTGTGCAGCGTTTTGGAGGTGTCGTCCATGGCGCGGCGGCTGCTCTCAGTGGCATCGCGGGTCTCGCGGGCAGTGCGAGCCAGCAACTCGGTGACCTGGGCGATGGCGGCAAGTGCCTGCGGCGCGCGGGCCGCAAGGTCGGTATTCACAGCCGACATCGCCCTGCCCAGCTCACCGATCGAGACGGTCGAGCTGCGCACGTCGTTGGCCGCGCCATGCAGGCTGGCAATCAGCGGTTCCCAGCTCGACGCCGTCTGCCCCATGGCCTGCACCACCACGCCGGCACGGACCAGACCTTCCTGGAAGTGAGCGGCACTTTCCTCGCCCTGCGCGGCCAGCCGATGCGCTGCCTCGGCGATGGCCAGGACCTCTCGGCTCATAGCCGCCGTCGAGTGGGCCACTGCGTCGAGCTTGGCACTCATCACCTCGCCAAAGTTCGCCGCATGTTCGGCCAAGCGGGCGGCAGAAGCATCGAAGCTGGTGGCCGCCTGGGCCGTCGAGTTGCCCAGCACCCCGGCGGCCGTCTGCGCCCCAAGAGTCAGCAGATCCACCGCACCGGCCACCCCGCTGGCCCAGTGGGCGCTGGCCTGCTGCGCCGCCTCACCCAGGCGCAACATCACGCCCGTCATGGCCTGATCCACCTGGGCGCCAGCCCGCTCCAGAGTCTGTGCGCACTGCACCACCTTGGCCTCCATCGTGGTCGCCAGGGCTTCGCCATGTCGGCTCATCGAGGCGCTTGCGCTGTCGATGCTTGTAGCCGCCTGCTCGCCGGCCGTCTGCAGGCGCATTGCAGCCCCATCGATGCGTTCGCGCAGCGTGTCGGCAGCCCCCTGCATCGCTGTCACCAGCTGCGCGCCCGCTGCTTCGGCGCCTTCTGCAATGCGCTGGCCGGCGTTGTCGAGCTGGCCGGAGCTGGCCGCGGCGGCGTCCATCATCGCCTTGGCGGCTGCGGCCAAGTCAGCGCGGAAGTTGGCGCCGGACTCCCCCATGCGCGCCACCAGTTCGCCGCCAGCATCCTCGATCTGGCGCGCCGCCTCGCCCGCGCCGCTGTGCAGACTCGACCCCGCGTGGGCCAGCTGGCTGGCCAGGCCCACCAGCGCGCCCTTGAACTCTGCCATCTCCTCCTTGGTTGCCTCGGCCAGTCGCCGGGCATGCTCATGGGCCATGCGGTCCAGGCTTTCCTGGTTGATGGTGCCGATGCGCTCGGTCAGCCGCTCCAGCGCACTTACCAATTGCTGGGTCATCCCGTCGAAGCGAGGAGCCAACGCGGTGTCGATCGCGCTCCCTAGCGCCACCACCAAGTCGGACGTCAAGTTGCCCAGTATCTTCTTCTGCTCCTCGCTCAGCAGATGGAGTTCCTGTGTGGTGCCCAGCAGGTCTTCGGTGAGCTGCTTTTGCGAGGTCAGCAGGTTGACCACAGCCTGCCCAGTGGCCTGTTGCGCCTCCAAGGTCTTCAGCATGCCGCCGAAGAGATCGAATTGGGCGACCAACGCTCTTTCGCTGCCGGTAAAGGGGGCGATGCGGTCCAGCTCAGTCAACACCGCGTCACAACAACCGTCCAGACGCGCCATCTGCCAGCGAGCAAACACCGTCCAGGCCACTGATGCAAACAGGCCGGCCAGCGAGGTGACGAACTTTCCGCCCGCGGTATGGAGCAGCTCGCGCGTGGCGTCCAGCAGCTGGTGTTGCCCGCCGCCCTGGTCCGCCAGGGCCTTGGTGGCGCCCGCCAGCGCCAGGGTCAAGAACAGGAAGGTGAACAGAAGGCCTACGCCCACCAACAAATTCGGCATGGCCTCGGCGAGACCCAGGTTCAGCCGCCCAGCCAGCAATCGCGGTGGCGTCCACAGGTCACGGGGCGAGCCGGCAAACACCGGCCGAGCGCCCTGCGCCGCCGGCAACCACACTATGCGGGCAACCGTCTCCCGCCAAGCCTCGCGCAGTCCCGGGAAGCTGCCAGGCTCCGCCGCTGCCCACTGGTGAACCTGCGAGGACTCCAGCGTCGCGACCTTCTTCAGGTCCGCAGCGATCTTGCGAAGATCCTGTTTCAGCTTTCGCAATGGTTGGTAAAACCAGCGCCCGCCAAGCAGGGCTGAAACCAGCAGGATCGAGGCCGCGATGTAAAGGATGTGCGGATCTTCGGCCCAGGTGACCAAAAAGAACTGTTGCACCGAAGACCAAAAGCCCTTGGTATTGGCGTCCAAATCGTCCTCCCTTTCGTCTTGATCGTTGTCGGCGCCCGTGGCGCCTGATTCGTCGAGTTCGTCATGCTCGGCCGCCCACCTTGTGGCACCGGGCGTCGTCAATCCTGTTGGGTCGGCCCGCCGAGCCGCTCCGCCGCCTGCTGCCAAGCCCGCCCCGCCGGTGTCAGACGATAGCGCTGCAATCGACTGTTCGGCTTGTCCGGGAGTGTCATCTCGACCAGCCCGCTGTCGATGGCCGGGAGCAGGAAGGCCTGGCCGAAGTGGTTGCGGTCACGCAGCCCCAATGCGTCCATCAGTTCCTGTCGGGCATGCTCGCCGCTGAAGGCCCGGACCAACGTGCCGACTTGCTGGGTGACTTGCGGGGTGACTTGCGGGGTGACTTGCGGGGTGACTTGCGGGGTGACCTGTTGGGCGCCTTCCCCGGCCGCCGACCGGCGCACGACCACGCGGAACTGGTTGGCCGCCACCTCGTCGATCAGTTCGATGGCGGGCCAGTCGCGCAGCGCGCGTGGGATGCCGGTGCCCAGGCCGCGGTAGGGCAGCAGGTGCACCGCGTGTTCGGTGAGCGTGGGATTGCGGCGGTTGGTGGCGCCGCGGCGAATGGCCTCGGTGCTCAGGCTGTCGGGCAGGTGGCCGGGGCTGATGATCTCCAGGCGGTCGGCGAAGACCATCAGGCGGATCGATGCGCTGGTGAAGTAGTCGCGGTGGATCAGCGCATTGACCAGCAGCTCCTCCAGCGCCTGCTCAGGGATCTCCAGCTGGCCGAGGGTGTTGAAGCCCCGGTCGCCCTGCACATGCCGCAGGTTGCGGCGGATGAAGGCAAAGCTGCGCTGATACTGCTCGGGCAGCGTGCCGTCGATGTCCTCGCTGTCCAGGTAGCGGGTGTCGGTCAGCGCGGTGCCGGGGAAGCACACCGCCTTGACCACCAGGGCCGGGCACAGGCGCTGCGGGCGCTGGCCGAACAGCAGCAGCCCCGCCAGGTTCAGCTCGCGGCCGTCGCTCAGGCCCAGGTTCTGCAGCAGATGCTCCAGGCCTTGGCCGGCGTACTCGGGGCGCTGGCCGAAGCGGCGCTGGAAGTAGGCGGTAAAGGCCTTCTCGTCGATGTCCGCCGGTGAGCTGCCGGCCACCGGCACGCTGTCGGCGTTGGTTTCATCGCGCCTGAACTGGTGCCGGCTGTCCTCGCCGCGGGCCAGTATCTCCAGCAATTCCGTTTCGGTCATGCCTGCGCTTCTGTGTTCGGATGTCGCGTCCCCACCGCCGTCACACCAACCGCGTGCGCCCCGTCAGCAGCTCTTGCATCATCCCCTGCTTGAGCACCTGAGTTTTCTCGCGCCGCGCCTCCAGGGCCTCTAATTCGGCGTCCATGTCGGCGAGGACAGCGGCGATGGCTTGCTGTTCGGCGACCGATGGGAGTGCTACCGGCAATTCGCCCAGCGACGATTTGCTGATCGACGCCAAATTGGTGGTCTGCTTACCGGCGAGCATGAAATACTGGCGCGCCTGAACCCCGCTCGTCCATGCATTCAGATAGTCAGGCAGCAAGCTGTCACCACACCGAACGGCAAATACGTGATTTTGATGAATGCAGGGGTCAATCTGTCCGCGCCACACGGCACCGCGCCCAAGCTGGTCGAGGTCGCCACCTTCGTTCATCAAGACATCGCCGGCCCGCAGCGAGTATCGACGAAGTTCTTGCCGGGGAATGCTGATGAAGCTGACATCGCTCAGGTCCACATGGCCATCCTGAACATTCGCCACGCGCAGATAAGCCACCGATACTGGATCCTGAATCGCGACGCTCACATTCTTGGCCAGACCACCGCGAACTTCGGAAAGCTCGCCCAGCCTCCTCACCTCCCACTCCCCCTCAAACCCCGGCAAACGCGTCTTCCCCGTCAACAGCTGCTGCATGGCGGCCTGCTTGAGGGCGCGCTTCTTGGCGATGAGGCGGTCCAGGCCGGACAGGAGGGCGTCGATGTCGGAGAGCGCTGCGGCGATGGCGCGCTGCTCTGTCTCGGGGGCATACGGGATTTGAAGACGGCCCAATACCGCCTGATTCAAAGACGGCATTGTCGTCCCAGTGGCGTTCTTAATAAGCCATGAGCGTACAGTCGACGCCTGAAGCTGCGCTGCCACATACGGCGAGTGATAAGGGGTTTTTGGCCGAATACTAAGTCCATCAGACCCCAAAAACCAGCCATCTTCTAATACAGAAACCAGCGCCGAACGATCAACCGCCCCCTTTCGACCAAAGACAATATCCCCATCACGAAGTATATATTGTGGCAGACGACGGGTCACATGCTCAGGTATTCTAGGTGTTCTTTCTGTAATCTTGAAGAATCCCGCCCCTATTTCCCCTACCGAGACCAATGGAACGCCATCGTTAGACGAGTATTCGCTGGCGCTTAAGAGAGTACCGAATGGACCAGTTCTTATGTAACTTATTTCATCAATTGACTTAACCGACCAGTCATCAGGAAGCAATCCAACTTCAGTTTTCTTGTATTTTTCACTCAGTTCCATGAGATCCCCATACGAGATAAGTGTCCCTCGACGCGGACAGCAAGATTCATGACCTTATCAATTAGCCCATCCATCGGTGTGGCATAGCGCTCCGCCAACTCCCGAACCCGCCCGGTCAGCGACTGCGAAACCCAATCCAGCTCCGCCCCCACATCCGCCGCAATCCGCCCCAACCATTTGTCGCCAACCACCAACGCCCGCACATCCGCCTCGGTCAGCGCGTCATACCGCGCCAGCGCGGCCGCATCCAGTGCGGCCTCGGCTTCCTTGGCCTGTTTCTTCAGCGCGGCGATGCGCTCGGTCTGGGCGAGCCACTGCTTGAGGATGGCGAGTTCCGCGGCGCCTTCGGGGTCGCGGCCGATTTCCTTGATCCGGTCCTTCACCGCCGCGGCGGTGATGCTGTCGTAGCCGGAGAAGACGGCGTCGTCCCCGCCATGCTCCTCCTCCAGCTCGGCCAGCGCGGCCTGGGCAGCTTCCAGGTCGGCCTGCAGGGCCTCCAGCGCGGCCTGCTCTGCTGCCAGGTAGCGCGACACGATCAGCGGCTTGGGCAGCAGGTCGCAGGCCCAGCCGCGGTCCTTGCTGCGGCCCTTCTTGTCCGTCTCGACGATGCGGCGCGGCCGCGCCACCCAGCCGTCGGCGGCGATGAGGTAGGCGTCGTCCTGCATCGTGGCGGCCCAGTAGTCCATCAGATGCTGGTAGACGTCGTAGGCGTCCAGCAACGGCACCGGGCGGAAGGCCGCCAGCAGGCTTTCGGACAGCTCGGCGATCAGCGCCTTGGGGTGCGCCCCGGCGCCGTAGCCGCTCAGCACCGGCTGCACAGCGGCCTGCCAGTCGGCCAGGCGCTGGCTGGCGCCCTGGCGGAAGGCGACGAACTCGGCATGGCCCAGGATGGCCGGCTTCACCTGCGCCAGCGGCAGGCGCAGCTGGGCATAACCGGGCCGGCCGGCGGACTCGAACAGCGCGGCGCGCAGGCCGGGCATCACGCGCCAGTAGGGGGCGAGCTTGCTGTCCGCCGCGTCCAGGTCCCGCTCCGGGATGCCGCCGCGCAGATGGGCCTCGATGTCGTGCAGGTCCTCGCTTTCGCTGCTGTCGATGTAGCGCGGCAGGTTGAGGTTGTAGTCGTTCTTCGCGTCCGCAATCTCGTCCACGCCGACCAGGCGCGCATAACGCGGCGTGTCGATCTGGCGGGTGAAGGTGTCGACGATGCGGTGGATGTCCTGCTCGCGCAGGCGGTTCTTGTTGCCGTCCTTCAGGCAGCCCTTGGACGCATCGATCATGAAGATGCCGCGCCGGGCGGCGGCGTTCTCCTTGTCCAGCACCAGGATGCAGGCAGGGATGCCAGTGCCGTAGAACAGGTTGGCAGGCAGGCCGATGATGCCTTTCAGGATGCCCGAGCGCACCAGCTGCCGGCGGATCACCGCCTCCGCATTGCCGCGGAACAGCACCCCGTGCGGCAGGATGCAGGCGGCCTTGCCGCTGCCCTTCATGCTGCGGATGATGTGCAGCAGGTAGGCGTAGTCGCCCTGCTTGGTGGGCGGCACGCCCCAGGCGAAGCGCTGGTAGGGGTCGGCCTCGGGCGTCAGGCCGGCGCCCCAGGACTTGTCGGAAAACGGCGGGTTGGCCACCACGTAGTCGTAGCTGCGCAGCTGCTCACCGTCCTTGAACTTGGGGTTGGCCAGCGTGCTGCTGCCACCCAGCACGTTGGCCGTCGGGAAGTCGTGCAGGATCATGTTCATCCGTGCCAGGCCGGCGGTGGTCACGTCCTTCTCCTGCCCTTCCAGCGTGATGTGCCGGCCCGCCTCGGCCGCCACCTTCAGCAACAGCGAGCCGGAGCCGCAGGTCGGGTCATACGCGGTGGTGGAGGCACGGGTGTTGTCCGGCGAAATGCCCAGCACCTTGGCGATCACCCGGCTCACTTCGGCCGGGGTGTAGAACTGGCCCTTGCTCTTGCCACTCTCGGTGGCGAAGTGGCGCATCAGGTACTCGTAGGCGTCACCGAGGATGTCGTCGTGCTCGGCGCGGTGGTCCGAGAAGTCCAGCTCCGGCTTCTGGAAGATGCCCACCAGGTTGGTCAGCCGGTCGACCATCTCCTTGCCCTGGCCGAGCTTGTTCGGGTCGTTGAAGTCCGGAAAGTCGCTGCGCGCCAGCCGGGCATTGGCGTCGATCAGCGGCTGGATGATCTGGGTGTTGATGCGGTCACCGATGTCGCTGCGGCCCTTGAGCGCCACCATGTCCGCAAAGCCGGCCCCGGCCGGAATGACCACCGGCGGCGCGAAGTCGTCCGAGTCCGCGTACTTGTCGCTGATGTACTTGATGAACAGCATGAACAGGACGTAGTCCTTGTACTGGCTGGCATCCATGCCGCCACGCAGTTCATCGCAGGAGGCCCAGAGAGAGGAATAGAGGTCGGATTTCTTGAGGGGCATGTCGGCAGCACTGCAGCGGGAGGGTCGGCGCCGGGCCGCGAACCTCCCTGGATCGCGCTGCGCTGCGCCGTTGCAGGCATGTTACCGGCGGGCTGCACCGTCCCGGCTGGGCGGCGCCGCGGGCGACATGAGACATCCTGCCGTGAACACCACCCGCGGCCCGATGCCCCGCGGGCAGCGAGCCAGCCGCTACGCCGCCACGTCCTCGATGCGCGTCAGGTCGTCCTCCCCCTCCACACCGGCCATGCTGCCCAGCAGCCGGGTGTAGTGCAGCAGCACCTCCTGCAGCGCCTCCAGCTCGCCGCGGAAGACCAGCCGCTGCGCCGGCTCCTGAAACGCCCCGCCCAGCGCCAGCCGGTGCCAGCGGGCGGTGAAGGGCCGCACCTTCTGGTTCAACACCACGATGGCGATCTTGGCGAACTCCCGGGCGTGCCGGCCACCGGGGGCCTTCAGGATCTCCCGCGTCAGCCCGAACAGCCGGTACACCGAATCCAGCGCCGCCTGCTCGTCCCCGTCGTCGCGGGGCAGCGGCTGCGTGGTGATGCGCGTGACCAGCTCGATGTACAGCGCCCAGGCGGCTTCCTTGTCCTGATCACTGGGCTTGAACTCGGCATTGAGCACGCCGACATTGATCTTCAGGCTCGACAGGCTCCACTGATCGAGCAGCTCGCGCCATTTCATGGTCTGGTCCTCTGGTGAGCTTCTGGGGCCGGCGGATGCCGAAGCCGGCATTGTGGCGCTGCGCGGCGCGATCAGTGAACAGCCGGTCAGCGTTCAGCGGCCAGCGGCGCCCGCGGGCAGCGATTCGGATGGGGACGCACGACACACTCGAAAACCAACGTTGAAGTACCTGTTGACGGGGCGGTCGTCGTAGCGGACCGACGCGCGCAGGAACCCCGGGTTGAAGTTCCAGGACCCGCCGCGCAGCACACGCCGACTGTCCGGCTCCGCCGACTTCGGGTCGGCAGGCTGGTTGTCTCGGGTGTAGACCGACAACGTCCATTCCCAGGCACTGCCCGCGGTGTCGTACAGCCCGAAGTGATTGGGGGCATAGCTGCCTGCGGGCGCGATGCGGTTCTCGAAGCGCGCATCGCAGCCATCACAGTTCGCCCGCGGCGGCTGGCCGGGCTGCTCCTTCGGGAGTTCAGGCCCCCACCAGAAGGCCGCCTCCTGGCTGCCCGGGCGGCCGGGTGCGCGGGCGGCGTATTCCCATTCCTCCTCAGTCGGCAGTCTCCAGGTCTGGCCGGTCAGCTTGCTGAGCCACTCGGTGTAGGCCACCGCATCACGTTGGCTGACATAGACAACCGGGATGTTGTCGGGGCGCCAGTTCCAATCACTCATGTTTAGCGCCAACTCAGGGTAGCTGGGCTTCTTCGATCCCGCCGATGCCGTGCGACGGCGTTGCCAGACGGCATAGTCATATTCGGCGAGCGTCACCTCGAACTGGCCGAAGGCGGTGCACGGCTCGGGCATCTGGCGCAGATCGACACGACGCCAGGCCTCGTCGGAACCGCACTTGATCCCTTCCTTGTCGTCCCGGCCGGGTTTGCAGCCGTAGTCGAATGCTCCCAGCGGGATGTCCACCGTGCGTGGAATCGGTGGGGAGCGCCAACCCCACCGGAGTGTCATCACGAGGTCCAGGGCGTCGTCGGTCGCCAGCCACTGCGCTATTGCAGTGCGGAGGGGGTACTGCACTACAAGTCCGGCCAACAAGAGAGCGGACACCCACAGCCCTGTCACACGAGCCAGCGCCGGGCGCCGCGCGCTTTTCAGGTAGGCAAGCTCCGCCTCGCTGGCCATGAACCGCACCGCGTCATACCGGCGCAACTGCCTGCGATCGGGGCCGTTCAGGAGCCGGTCGGCGGCGCCCGTGGTCGGCCAGGCCTCCGCTTCCTGCCGCAGGTTCTGCCGCAGCAGGTCGCGGTCCTTGTGCGCCGCCAGGTACTCGACCAGGCGGGGCCAGTAGGGTTGCGGCTGGCCGCCGGCCGGGCCGGGCGGGCGGCTGCGCAGCAGGGCTTCGTGGATCAGGTCGACGCGGCGGGTGTCGGCGCCCTGGGCGTCGGCGGTGCTGCCGCTCACGGTGATCAGGCGCAGCCGGGCGGCGGTGTCGGCCGCCTCGCGGCGCTGGCCCGAGAGGGCGCCCAGCAGTTGCTGGCCGCGGGCCAGGTCGGCGTCCTGGAAGCCCTGCCCAGCCTGCCGGCAGGCCTGCAGCCAGGTGAGGGACTGGCGGGTGTGCCGGCCTTCGGGGTGAAAGTGCGCCAACGCCGAGAGCAGCTCCAGCGCGCCACGCTGCAGCGGGCTGCGGGCATCGCCCAGGCCCGCCAGCAGGCGGTCGGCCTCGCTGGCCAGGAGGCCGCCCAGGCGGCCGAGGGCGTCGTACTCCGCCAGCGTCAGCACGCCGGGCGCACCCCGCGGGCGGCGCAGCCAGAGGGTTTCCATCGCATGCTGCAGCAGCGGCAGTGCGGCGGCGGGGTCGTCCTCCGCGTCGTCCAGCAGGGCCTGCAGCAGCTCCGGCTGCACGGTCAGCCGGCCCAGGCGGGCGGGGGCCGTGATGGCCTGGGCCAGCCCTGCCCGGCCCATGGGCGTGAGGGTGAAGGGGCTGGTCAGCGTGTTGAGCAGGCCGGCCAGGAGCGGCAGGTCTTCAGCGATGCGGTGCTGGTAGTCGCTGCGGCAGGTGCTGACCAGGTGCAGCGGGCTGGCCGGAGCGGTGAGTGCCTCGGTGAGCAGCAAGTCCAGCCGGGCGCGGGCGTTGGCGCTGCTGAGGGTGAAGAGCTCCTCGAACTGGTCGATCACCAGCAGCACGCCGATGGGGCGCTGGCCGAGGGCGTCGCGCAGCCAAAGGCGCAGGGTTTCGGGCGGGCCCTGGCGCAGCTTGTCGAGCAGATCGAGCGACTTCTCGCGCAAGGCCGGCGCCAGCACCTCGGCCAGCGACACCA
The Sphaerotilus microaerophilus DNA segment above includes these coding regions:
- a CDS encoding EH signature domain-containing protein, whose amino-acid sequence is MGLFATLPVGFPQLVDAAVGSSAGPMEPRPADLLSLAQRLRQAYAQARSRHYDDLSPGQWRQLPYAYWDGGPEPLPEVEPRLVRRYWREVLRPALTGRPTMASRWLAPLFHTYVGSFRSGDRTFARYAQEFSTQVGMAVGPLASTLRTAHERVGLLQPDRLGPRLAAALLAHRGSIDGWLVELCLAPDFPASPLGRQVLPALLQSPGSTLRLEPAIDKVLAWTALVGEAPARSSLRVPFANGLLLPWVDHRQHAAATIRDKLMATFVPPESYGDPRWVGRAGYQWQGVDHEAVSVVKRWLAGKSLETFVNALKLTADETWEYREKFWMAYHRRGYVDEVWLVLGSEAKERIGYSNLGAVMQCGSLLNDSPGRRSVLLLQLGDLTFVEWSHNGALRAYKTADPKAPKLYRNEYDREELTDDRSMWMHDANAENKNPHLYHRGSDGGTWQKKARDFINSHTGVYLPDREIA
- a CDS encoding OmpA/MotB family protein, yielding MLITPRRPSAPVATAPESESNYLASASDLMIGLLFVFIILVVVLALEQRRQEAVFNRTKDPRGAVVTELGSALAPALGGDIRIDPATGVISLPESLLFSIGKATLEPKGVEALRQAASALQAVLPCFVANQKAGHTECSQNPAGHQIDTVFIEGHTDSRPMSAAGYTNTNLSLDRAQAVHKVLVAETALNGYRNKQNQPMFSFSAYADSRPIAGTEPTDSRNRRVDLRIVMTYRPIGELMDAVNRSAGK
- a CDS encoding Fic family protein, translating into MTETELLEILARGEDSRHQFRRDETNADSVPVAGSSPADIDEKAFTAYFQRRFGQRPEYAGQGLEHLLQNLGLSDGRELNLAGLLLFGQRPQRLCPALVVKAVCFPGTALTDTRYLDSEDIDGTLPEQYQRSFAFIRRNLRHVQGDRGFNTLGQLEIPEQALEELLVNALIHRDYFTSASIRLMVFADRLEIISPGHLPDSLSTEAIRRGATNRRNPTLTEHAVHLLPYRGLGTGIPRALRDWPAIELIDEVAANQFRVVVRRSAAGEGAQQVTPQVTPQVTPQVTPQVTQQVGTLVRAFSGEHARQELMDALGLRDRNHFGQAFLLPAIDSGLVEMTLPDKPNSRLQRYRLTPAGRAWQQAAERLGGPTQQD
- a CDS encoding restriction endonuclease subunit S, whose product is MELSEKYKKTEVGLLPDDWSVKSIDEISYIRTGPFGTLLSASEYSSNDGVPLVSVGEIGAGFFKITERTPRIPEHVTRRLPQYILRDGDIVFGRKGAVDRSALVSVLEDGWFLGSDGLSIRPKTPYHSPYVAAQLQASTVRSWLIKNATGTTMPSLNQAVLGRLQIPYAPETEQRAIAAALSDIDALLSGLDRLIAKKRALKQAAMQQLLTGKTRLPGFEGEWEVRRLGELSEVRGGLAKNVSVAIQDPVSVAYLRVANVQDGHVDLSDVSFISIPRQELRRYSLRAGDVLMNEGGDLDQLGRGAVWRGQIDPCIHQNHVFAVRCGDSLLPDYLNAWTSGVQARQYFMLAGKQTTNLASISKSSLGELPVALPSVAEQQAIAAVLADMDAELEALEARREKTQVLKQGMMQELLTGRTRLV
- a CDS encoding type I restriction-modification system subunit M; amino-acid sequence: MPLKKSDLYSSLWASCDELRGGMDASQYKDYVLFMLFIKYISDKYADSDDFAPPVVIPAGAGFADMVALKGRSDIGDRINTQIIQPLIDANARLARSDFPDFNDPNKLGQGKEMVDRLTNLVGIFQKPELDFSDHRAEHDDILGDAYEYLMRHFATESGKSKGQFYTPAEVSRVIAKVLGISPDNTRASTTAYDPTCGSGSLLLKVAAEAGRHITLEGQEKDVTTAGLARMNMILHDFPTANVLGGSSTLANPKFKDGEQLRSYDYVVANPPFSDKSWGAGLTPEADPYQRFAWGVPPTKQGDYAYLLHIIRSMKGSGKAACILPHGVLFRGNAEAVIRRQLVRSGILKGIIGLPANLFYGTGIPACILVLDKENAAARRGIFMIDASKGCLKDGNKNRLREQDIHRIVDTFTRQIDTPRYARLVGVDEIADAKNDYNLNLPRYIDSSESEDLHDIEAHLRGGIPERDLDAADSKLAPYWRVMPGLRAALFESAGRPGYAQLRLPLAQVKPAILGHAEFVAFRQGASQRLADWQAAVQPVLSGYGAGAHPKALIAELSESLLAAFRPVPLLDAYDVYQHLMDYWAATMQDDAYLIAADGWVARPRRIVETDKKGRSKDRGWACDLLPKPLIVSRYLAAEQAALEALQADLEAAQAALAELEEEHGGDDAVFSGYDSITAAAVKDRIKEIGRDPEGAAELAILKQWLAQTERIAALKKQAKEAEAALDAAALARYDALTEADVRALVVGDKWLGRIAADVGAELDWVSQSLTGRVRELAERYATPMDGLIDKVMNLAVRVEGHLSRMGISWN
- a CDS encoding SUMF1/EgtB/PvdO family nonheme iron enzyme produces the protein MPPKTEGKFMGEPQRPEVFISYHRATHLAQADLLHRALLARGLTVFKDDASLRASDRWLDALGEALQGCRRFVVLLGPQGLGRWVGAETSTVLNRHFGAQEPQERPQIVPVLLPGAPDLATLPFLGLLQGVRWEEAAAAPPEALIEALTRPLARLGVLADDGPPAEALLPPDVCPWVGLASFQKEQARRFFGREREVLAALNLLGRTPDIPSIALLEAKRAPAQALAGSSAPYRRWLHIVGGSGSGKSSLMRAGLLPLAEQGALSARTGLDDWAVTAPMLPGNDPLVSLAEVLAPALREKSLDLLDKLRQGPPETLRLWLRDALGQRPIGVLLVIDQFEELFTLSSANARARLDLLLTEALTAPASPLHLVSTCRSDYQHRIAEDLPLLAGLLNTLTSPFTLTPMGRAGLAQAITAPARLGRLTVQPELLQALLDDAEDDPAAALPLLQHAMETLWLRRPRGAPGVLTLAEYDALGRLGGLLASEADRLLAGLGDARSPLQRGALELLSALAHFHPEGRHTRQSLTWLQACRQAGQGFQDADLARGQQLLGALSGQRREAADTAARLRLITVSGSTADAQGADTRRVDLIHEALLRSRPPGPAGGQPQPYWPRLVEYLAAHKDRDLLRQNLRQEAEAWPTTGAADRLLNGPDRRQLRRYDAVRFMASEAELAYLKSARRPALARVTGLWVSALLLAGLVVQYPLRTAIAQWLATDDALDLVMTLRWGWRSPPIPRTVDIPLGAFDYGCKPGRDDKEGIKCGSDEAWRRVDLRQMPEPCTAFGQFEVTLAEYDYAVWQRRRTASAGSKKPSYPELALNMSDWNWRPDNIPVVYVSQRDAVAYTEWLSKLTGQTWRLPTEEEWEYAARAPGRPGSQEAAFWWGPELPKEQPGQPPRANCDGCDARFENRIAPAGSYAPNHFGLYDTAGSAWEWTLSVYTRDNQPADPKSAEPDSRRVLRGGSWNFNPGFLRASVRYDDRPVNRYFNVGFRVCRASPSESLPAGAAGR